A window of the Mucilaginibacter sp. cycad4 genome harbors these coding sequences:
- a CDS encoding class I SAM-dependent methyltransferase: MSNELTDKAFWAGYWESKKDLAFNVPANYTFHKLLKNIVDANKPASAIELGGFPGYFAIFLKKYFGVKTTLFDFYVHPKVLKEVLSANQLNDQDIAVIEGDLFKYQPETEYDLVLSCGLIEHFNDTKGIIEKHLSFLKPGGTLFITLPNFTGVNGWVQRNYDLNNYEKHNISSMNPALLAKYCKELGLKNVEAYYYGKFSVWLEDKVNKPALAKAITKLVWVAGKVFTKIIPVESKLLSPYIVVTATK, encoded by the coding sequence ATGAGCAACGAACTCACCGACAAAGCATTTTGGGCCGGTTACTGGGAATCAAAAAAAGACCTGGCTTTTAACGTGCCTGCTAATTATACTTTTCATAAACTGCTAAAAAACATCGTTGATGCCAATAAACCGGCTTCGGCTATTGAGCTTGGCGGCTTTCCGGGTTATTTTGCTATTTTTTTAAAGAAGTATTTTGGTGTGAAAACCACGCTTTTTGATTTCTACGTACACCCTAAGGTTTTGAAGGAGGTACTGAGCGCCAACCAGCTCAATGATCAGGACATTGCAGTTATTGAAGGCGATCTGTTCAAATATCAGCCCGAAACCGAATATGACCTGGTGCTTTCGTGTGGATTGATAGAGCATTTTAACGATACTAAAGGCATTATTGAAAAACACCTCTCCTTCCTTAAGCCGGGAGGCACACTGTTCATTACCCTGCCCAACTTTACCGGGGTTAACGGCTGGGTACAACGAAACTACGATCTTAATAACTACGAAAAGCATAACATCAGCAGCATGAACCCCGCGCTGTTGGCTAAGTATTGCAAAGAACTTGGCTTAAAAAATGTTGAGGCTTATTATTACGGCAAATTTTCGGTTTGGCTGGAAGATAAGGTAAATAAGCCTGCACTGGCTAAAGCAATCACCAAACTGGTTTGGGTAGCAGGCAAAGTTTTCACCAAAATTATTCCGGTAGAATCAAAGCTATTATCTCCTTATATTGTGGTTACCGCTACTAAATAA
- a CDS encoding polysaccharide deacetylase family protein: MYLVKTPWLLKKLYPELTWDIRSTDRCIYLTFDDGPIPIVTPAVLNILKQYNAKATFFCIGDNVRKHPDIFEQVKTEGHAIGNHTFNHLKGWKTDTQTYLDNFLEADKLLNSPLFRPPYGRIKREQIRVLKAAKPNLHIVMWDVLSGDFDMALKPQDCLKGVLKHTEAGSMVVFHDSIKAFKRLEYVLPGALEVWSKEGYSFNSLQL, from the coding sequence ATGTACCTGGTTAAAACTCCCTGGCTGCTGAAAAAGCTTTATCCCGAACTTACCTGGGATATAAGATCAACTGACCGTTGCATTTATCTCACTTTTGACGACGGCCCCATACCAATTGTTACACCGGCCGTATTAAATATTTTAAAACAATACAATGCCAAAGCCACCTTTTTTTGTATTGGCGACAATGTACGCAAACACCCTGATATTTTTGAACAGGTAAAAACCGAAGGCCATGCCATAGGCAACCACACCTTTAACCATCTCAAAGGCTGGAAAACCGATACCCAAACCTATCTTGATAATTTTTTAGAGGCCGATAAGCTACTGAACAGCCCTTTGTTCCGCCCGCCTTACGGAAGGATCAAAAGGGAGCAGATCCGGGTACTGAAAGCGGCAAAACCCAATCTGCATATCGTTATGTGGGATGTGCTCAGCGGCGACTTCGACATGGCCCTTAAACCGCAAGATTGCCTGAAAGGTGTGCTCAAACATACCGAAGCAGGATCGATGGTAGTATTTCATGACAGCATCAAAGCTTTTAAACGATTGGAATATGTATTGCCGGGGGCTTTGGAAGTTTGGAGTAAGGAGGGGTACAGCTTTAATAGTTTGCAGTTATAA